From Suricata suricatta isolate VVHF042 chromosome 1, meerkat_22Aug2017_6uvM2_HiC, whole genome shotgun sequence, a single genomic window includes:
- the RPS3A gene encoding 40S ribosomal protein S3a codes for MAVGKNKRLTKGGKKGAKKKVVDPFSKKDWYDVKAPAMFNIRNIGKTLVTRTQGTKIASDGLKGRVFEVSLADLQNDEVAFRKFKLITEDVQGKNCLTNFHGMDLTRDKMCSMVKKWQTMIEAHVDVKTTDGYLLRLFCVGFTKKRNNQIRKTSYAQHQQVRQIRKKMMEIMTREVQTNDLKEVVNKLIPDSIGKDIEKACQSIYPLHDVFVRKVKMLKKPKFELGKLMELHGEGSSSGKATGDETGAKVERADGYEPPVQESV; via the exons ATGGCGGTCGGGAAGAACAAGCGCCTGACGAAAGGCGGCAAAAAAGGAGCCAAGAAGAAAGT GGTTGatccattttcaaagaaagattgGTATGATGTAAAAGCACCGGCAAtgtttaatataagaaatattggAAAAACACTAGTCACGAGAACTCAAGGAACCA AAATCGCATCTGACGGCCTCAAGGGTCGTGTGTTTGAAGTAAGCCTTGCTGATCTGCAGAATGATGAAGTTGCATTTAGGAAATTCAAACTGATTACTGAAGATGTTCAGGGCAAAAACTGCCTGACTAATTTCCATGGCATGGATCTTACCCGGGACAAAATGTGCTCCATGGTCAAAAAATGGCAG ACCATGATTGAGGCTCATGTTGACGTCAAGACTACCGATGGGTATTTGCTTCGTCTCTTTTGTGTCGGTTTTACTAAAAAACGCAACAATCAGATTCGGAAGACCTCTTATGCTCAGCACCAACAGGTCCGCCAAATTCGGAAAAAGATGATGGAAATCATGACCCGAGAGGTGCAGACAAATGACTTGAAAGAAGTGGTCAATAAATT GATTCCAGACAGCATCGGAAAAGACATAGAGAAGGCTTGTCAGTCCATTTACCCACTCCATGATGTCTTcgttagaaaagtaaaaatgctcAAGAAGCCCAAGTTTGAAT tggGAAAGCTCATGGAGCTTCATGGTGAAGGTAGTAGTTCTGGAAAAGCTACTGGGGATGAGACCGGTGCTAAAGTTGAACGAGCTGATGGCTATGAGCCACCAGTCCAAGAATCTGTGTAA